From a single Rhizobium lusitanum genomic region:
- a CDS encoding MFS transporter has translation MYPSSIFLSSKRKASFSGFSQHFFFLGDRLVLLVTDDPAAGRPRTNRAGSRDLFCSIDGRILHRLAPFGAACKTGEHRALFLGLFIFAAGLLIAVLSALATDHYIPALSASVILQGLGQGIVLPLLLNKILSTISNEEAGMASGAFSTMQIAGSAFGVTIVGAVLFSMLERIGGKAVSADLAANVYREAFSIASIYNLIAVVLGLALLARIQTSRDQHP, from the coding sequence GTGTACCCATCATCGATATTTCTCTCTTCAAAAAGAAAAGCTTCGTTCTCGGGGTTCTCGCAGCATTTCTTTTTTCTCGGCGATCGGCTCGTTCTCCTTGTCACTGACGATCCTGCTGCAGGTCGGCCTCGGACAAACCGCGCTGGAAGCCGGGACCTTTTTTGTTCCATCGACGGTCGCATTCTTCATCGGCTCGCTCCTTTCGGAGCCGCTTGCAAAACGGGGGAGCACCGAGCGCTGTTCCTCGGTCTGTTCATCTTTGCGGCTGGACTGCTCATCGCCGTTCTGTCTGCTCTTGCCACCGACCATTATATCCCGGCGCTGAGCGCTTCGGTCATCCTTCAGGGCCTTGGTCAGGGGATTGTTCTTCCCCTTCTCCTCAACAAGATCCTGAGCACAATCTCCAATGAAGAGGCCGGCATGGCGTCCGGTGCCTTCAGCACCATGCAAATTGCTGGCTCCGCCTTTGGCGTGACGATCGTCGGAGCCGTTCTGTTCAGTATGCTGGAGCGCATTGGCGGGAAAGCCGTCTCCGCCGATCTTGCGGCCAATGTCTATCGGGAGGCCTTTTCGATTGCGAGCATCTATAATTTGATCGCGGTCGTCCTTGGTCTTGCGCTCCTAGCCCGGATCCAAACGTCGCGGGACCAACATCCATAA
- a CDS encoding alpha-E domain-containing protein, with protein MLGRTANGLYWMFRYIERAENIARLVDAGQRMSLTRSGAVEDDWDGVLQSAGVREAYNEVHSKLTGADAIDYLMRDRSNPSSVMSCIEYGRNNARMVRTALTRETWEATNECWIELKTLLGRRLKTAELPETIDVIKRRAGLIRGAFHGSMLRNDLYNFARIGTFIERADNTARILDVKYYVLLPSVSHVGSSLDNAQWESILRSVSAHRAYKWAYDPEYKPANIADFLILNSQMPRSLAYCYDKIVSNISYLALEHDKRLPAHDTADAICAMLQKLTVKNIMDQGLHEFLEDFVSRNNKLGAEISNGYRFYQ; from the coding sequence ATGCTTGGAAGAACCGCGAATGGCCTCTACTGGATGTTCCGCTACATCGAGCGCGCCGAAAACATAGCCCGCCTTGTCGATGCCGGCCAGCGCATGTCGCTGACGCGCAGCGGGGCGGTGGAAGACGATTGGGACGGCGTGCTGCAAAGCGCCGGCGTCCGCGAAGCCTATAACGAAGTGCACAGCAAGCTGACTGGCGCCGACGCAATCGACTATCTGATGCGCGACCGCTCCAACCCGTCGAGCGTGATGTCCTGCATCGAATATGGCCGCAACAATGCTCGCATGGTCCGCACGGCGCTGACCCGTGAGACCTGGGAGGCGACCAATGAGTGCTGGATCGAGCTGAAGACATTGCTCGGCAGGCGCCTGAAAACCGCCGAACTGCCGGAGACGATCGACGTTATCAAGCGCCGTGCCGGATTGATCCGCGGCGCCTTTCATGGCTCGATGCTGCGCAACGATCTCTATAACTTCGCCCGCATCGGCACCTTCATCGAACGCGCCGACAATACAGCCCGGATTCTGGATGTTAAATACTACGTCCTGCTGCCGTCGGTTTCGCATGTCGGCTCCTCGCTCGACAATGCGCAATGGGAATCGATCCTGCGTTCGGTCTCCGCCCACCGCGCCTATAAATGGGCCTACGATCCGGAATACAAGCCGGCCAACATCGCCGACTTCCTGATCCTCAATAGCCAGATGCCACGCTCGCTCGCCTATTGCTACGACAAGATTGTCAGCAATATCAGCTACCTGGCACTGGAGCACGACAAGCGGCTGCCGGCGCACGATACCGCCGACGCCATCTGCGCGATGCTGCAGAAGCTCACCGTCAAGAACATCATGGACCAGGGTCTGCACGAATTCCTGGAGGACTTCGTTTCGCGCAATAACAAGCTCGGCGCGGAAATCTCCAACGGCTACCGGTTTTATCAGTAA
- a CDS encoding transglutaminase family protein, translating to MRLTISHITEYRYDEPSQFSLQRLRLTPLTGIGQTVHDWKLTVEGARPEVEYDDQFANRVTLVSLDGEQEATRIVASGEIETQDLNGVLGPHSGFGPLWLFLRDTPRTKAGKLTKELLRGVSGDNELGRMHALMSAIHQTVDYKPGSSDTETTAEQALEKKSGVCQDHAHIFIAAARALNIPARYISGYLMMEGKNEQAATHAWAEAHVPGLGWVGFDPANDVCPDERYVRIATGLCYRDAAPVSGMRVGGPGESLTVKVTVASQGQSQSQS from the coding sequence ATGAGACTGACAATCAGCCACATCACGGAATACCGCTACGACGAACCGTCGCAGTTCTCGCTGCAGCGTCTGCGGCTGACACCGCTGACGGGTATAGGCCAAACCGTCCATGATTGGAAACTTACGGTGGAAGGCGCCCGTCCGGAGGTCGAATATGACGACCAGTTCGCCAACCGCGTCACGCTCGTCTCGCTCGACGGCGAGCAGGAGGCGACCCGGATCGTCGCCAGCGGCGAGATCGAGACACAGGATCTTAACGGTGTTCTCGGCCCCCACAGCGGTTTCGGCCCGCTCTGGCTCTTCCTGCGGGACACACCACGCACCAAAGCCGGCAAGCTAACGAAGGAGCTGCTGCGTGGTGTTTCCGGAGATAATGAACTCGGAAGGATGCACGCACTAATGAGCGCCATCCATCAGACGGTGGACTACAAGCCCGGCAGCAGCGACACGGAAACGACCGCCGAGCAGGCGCTGGAAAAGAAGAGCGGCGTCTGCCAGGACCACGCCCATATCTTCATCGCCGCTGCCCGCGCGCTGAATATCCCGGCGCGCTATATCTCCGGCTACCTGATGATGGAAGGCAAGAACGAACAGGCCGCGACCCACGCCTGGGCCGAAGCGCATGTTCCAGGCCTCGGATGGGTCGGCTTCGATCCGGCCAACGACGTCTGCCCCGACGAGCGCTACGTCCGCATTGCCACCGGCCTCTGCTACCGCGACGCCGCCCCCGTCTCCGGCATGCGTGTCGGTGGACCGGGCGAAAGCCTGACGGTCAAGGTCACAGTGGCGAGCCAGGGGCAGAGTCAAAGCCAGAGCTGA
- a CDS encoding LysR family transcriptional regulator: protein MESLTRIAAFVHAAEQQSYVAAARVTGASPSAIGKAVARLEAHLGARLFNRTTRSMSLTEEGAVFYERCKRIIDDLRDAEAAILQSRDRPAGRLRVSMPHIVGHHLFMPILPSFAESFPGIELDIDFEDRVVDLVAEGVDVVVRSGELADSGLIARILGQQHFVVCGSPKYLERRGHPQAPDALAAHACIHFKYPSSGRIAPWAFQAPHERLILPKSLVFNNTDAGLRAALDGLGLSHLPVYVAEPYIRNGALTPVLTSFMIPFGSLSLVWQSNRQLSPKVRAFVDFMVESLASQSGPFRSAAAFSQ from the coding sequence ATGGAGAGCTTGACGCGCATCGCCGCCTTCGTTCATGCCGCTGAACAACAGAGTTATGTGGCAGCTGCACGCGTCACAGGGGCATCTCCATCCGCCATCGGCAAAGCCGTTGCTCGCCTTGAGGCTCATCTCGGCGCGCGCCTCTTCAATCGCACGACACGTAGCATGAGCCTGACGGAGGAAGGTGCGGTGTTCTACGAACGCTGCAAGCGCATCATTGACGATCTCAGGGATGCCGAAGCGGCCATCCTTCAGAGCCGGGACCGGCCAGCGGGGCGCTTACGCGTCAGCATGCCGCATATTGTCGGACATCATCTGTTCATGCCGATCCTGCCATCCTTCGCCGAATCCTTTCCCGGGATCGAACTGGACATTGATTTCGAGGATCGGGTGGTGGATCTCGTTGCCGAAGGAGTGGATGTCGTCGTCCGCAGCGGCGAACTGGCCGATAGCGGATTGATCGCCCGCATCCTCGGTCAGCAACATTTCGTCGTCTGCGGTAGTCCTAAATATCTCGAACGACGAGGTCATCCGCAGGCACCGGATGCTCTTGCCGCGCATGCCTGCATTCATTTCAAATATCCATCCAGCGGCCGCATTGCACCTTGGGCATTTCAGGCTCCTCACGAGCGGTTGATCCTGCCAAAAAGCCTTGTCTTCAACAATACGGACGCGGGATTGCGAGCAGCGTTGGACGGGCTGGGGCTTTCCCATCTGCCCGTTTATGTTGCGGAGCCATATATCCGGAACGGCGCGCTGACCCCGGTTCTCACGTCGTTCATGATTCCTTTCGGCTCACTTTCCCTCGTTTGGCAATCCAATCGCCAACTTTCTCCGAAGGTTCGTGCTTTCGTGGATTTCATGGTTGAAAGTCTGGCCTCTCAAAGCGGGCCCTTCCGATCGGCGGCCGCCTTTTCGCAATAG
- a CDS encoding trimethylamine methyltransferase family protein: MSDDTTTAVHETDTATVPAERRRRTGGRGGERSRKPSGAKYLNLVNNLTHTELLSPETLDDIHETSLTILEEIGMDIILPEARERMKAAGADVTPGSERVRFDRGMIMELIASVPSTFTLHARNPLRNVEIGGKNLVFAQVASAPFVADREGGRRAGNQEDFRKLIKLAQSYDVIHMTGGYPVEPIDIHASVRHLDCLSDIVKLTDKAFHCYSLGKQRNLDGIEIARIGRGISMEQMEHEPSLFTIINSSSPLRLDGPMLQGIIEMSSRGQVVVITPFTLAGAMAPVTIAGALVQQNAEALCGIAFSQMVRKGAPVMYGGFTSNVDMKTGAPAFGTPEYMKAVIAGGQLARRYGIPYRTSNTNASNTLDAQAAYESALSLWALTQGGGNFVLHAAGWSEGGLTASFEKFILDVDMLQMVAEFLTPLDVSQDALALDAVRDVGPGGHYFGTAHTLARYETAFYSPILSDWRNYETWAEAGRPTTYDHANRIFKETLARYERPPLDPAIEEELDAFVTKRKQEGGVPTDF, encoded by the coding sequence ATGAGCGACGACACAACGACGGCCGTGCACGAGACCGATACCGCGACCGTGCCGGCAGAACGCCGCCGCCGGACCGGAGGCCGCGGTGGCGAACGCAGCCGCAAACCGAGTGGTGCGAAGTACCTCAACCTCGTCAACAATCTCACTCACACCGAGCTCCTGTCACCCGAGACACTGGACGATATTCACGAGACGTCGCTAACCATTCTCGAAGAGATCGGCATGGACATCATCCTGCCGGAAGCGCGCGAGCGCATGAAGGCGGCAGGTGCTGACGTCACCCCCGGCAGCGAGCGCGTCCGCTTCGATCGCGGCATGATCATGGAGTTGATCGCCTCCGTCCCATCGACCTTCACGCTGCATGCCCGCAACCCGCTCCGAAACGTTGAGATCGGCGGCAAGAACCTCGTCTTCGCTCAGGTCGCCTCCGCCCCTTTCGTCGCCGACCGCGAGGGTGGCAGGCGGGCCGGCAATCAGGAGGATTTTCGCAAGCTGATCAAGCTTGCCCAATCCTACGACGTCATCCACATGACCGGCGGCTATCCGGTCGAACCCATCGATATCCACGCCTCGGTGCGCCATCTCGACTGCCTCTCCGACATCGTCAAGCTGACGGACAAGGCCTTTCATTGCTATTCCCTCGGCAAGCAGAGAAATCTCGACGGCATTGAGATCGCCCGCATCGGTCGCGGCATCAGCATGGAGCAGATGGAGCACGAGCCGTCGCTCTTTACCATCATCAACTCCTCCTCTCCCCTGCGCCTCGACGGGCCGATGCTCCAGGGCATCATCGAGATGTCGTCGCGGGGCCAGGTTGTGGTCATCACGCCCTTCACGCTGGCGGGCGCCATGGCGCCGGTGACCATCGCCGGCGCGCTGGTGCAGCAGAATGCCGAAGCGCTCTGCGGCATCGCCTTCAGCCAGATGGTGCGCAAGGGCGCGCCGGTCATGTATGGCGGCTTCACCTCGAATGTCGACATGAAGACGGGCGCGCCGGCCTTCGGCACCCCGGAATATATGAAGGCGGTGATCGCGGGCGGCCAGCTTGCCCGCCGCTATGGCATCCCCTACCGCACCTCCAACACCAACGCCTCCAATACGCTAGACGCACAGGCCGCCTACGAATCGGCGCTGTCGCTCTGGGCACTGACCCAGGGCGGCGGCAATTTCGTGCTGCACGCCGCCGGCTGGAGCGAAGGCGGACTGACCGCTTCCTTCGAAAAATTCATCCTCGACGTGGACATGTTGCAAATGGTCGCCGAATTCCTGACGCCGCTGGATGTCAGCCAAGACGCGCTGGCGCTGGACGCTGTGCGCGATGTCGGCCCCGGCGGCCACTATTTCGGCACGGCCCATACGCTCGCCCGCTATGAAACCGCCTTCTATTCACCCATCCTCTCGGACTGGCGGAACTACGAGACCTGGGCGGAAGCCGGCCGGCCGACGACGTATGATCACGCCAACCGCATCTTCAAGGAAACCCTTGCCCGTTACGAGCGTCCGCCGCTCGATCCGGCAATCGAGGAAGAACTCGACGCCTTCGTGACAAAGCGTAAGCAAGAAGGCGGCGTTCCGACTGATTTCTAG
- a CDS encoding DMT family transporter translates to MSARDWGQLLLLGGLWGGLFFFARIAVAEIPPLALVLYRVAIAALVLHLWLRLRGISCAPALARPGPFLCLALLNNVIPFSLIFTGQTKIGAGLASVLYATTPLWTILVANLLTADEKLSITKVIGVGLGIAGAAIMIGPGLLLETDGPTWAKLAVIGAAISYAFAVVYAKRFRTIKPSVVATGQLTASTILMAPIVFCLYRPETIVTSSLSIWIAVGFLAVFTTAFAFILYFNIIASAGATNASLVTLLVPASAIVLGTAFLGERLQLYEFAGLALIVSSLLIMDGRLFRR, encoded by the coding sequence ATGTCGGCACGCGACTGGGGGCAACTCTTGCTTCTCGGCGGCCTTTGGGGCGGCTTATTCTTTTTCGCCCGTATCGCCGTGGCCGAGATTCCGCCCTTGGCACTGGTCCTCTACCGCGTAGCGATCGCCGCACTTGTCCTGCACCTTTGGCTGCGGTTGCGCGGCATTTCCTGTGCACCCGCCTTGGCAAGACCGGGCCCATTCCTGTGCCTCGCATTGCTCAACAATGTCATTCCGTTTTCCCTGATCTTCACCGGACAAACGAAAATCGGCGCGGGGCTCGCCTCCGTACTCTACGCGACGACGCCCCTCTGGACGATTTTGGTCGCAAATTTGCTGACGGCGGATGAGAAGCTGTCGATAACCAAGGTTATCGGCGTGGGGCTCGGGATCGCTGGAGCGGCGATCATGATCGGCCCGGGCCTTCTACTCGAAACGGACGGCCCGACATGGGCGAAGCTGGCCGTAATTGGGGCGGCGATTTCTTATGCCTTTGCCGTCGTCTACGCCAAGCGCTTCAGGACGATCAAACCATCCGTCGTTGCAACCGGTCAGCTAACCGCTTCCACCATCCTGATGGCACCGATCGTCTTCTGTCTTTACCGGCCCGAGACTATCGTCACGTCGAGCCTTTCCATCTGGATCGCTGTCGGCTTTCTCGCAGTCTTCACGACGGCATTCGCCTTCATTCTCTATTTCAACATCATCGCCTCGGCCGGCGCAACAAACGCATCCCTCGTCACGCTGCTGGTTCCCGCCAGCGCGATCGTCCTGGGCACAGCCTTTCTTGGCGAAAGGCTGCAGCTTTACGAATTCGCCGGATTGGCTTTGATCGTTTCCAGTCTGCTCATCATGGATGGTAGGCTTTTCCGCCGCTGA
- a CDS encoding MFS transporter — protein sequence MTPISAETEKAGAWSSLAVLLTGSFLTILDLFIVNIALPDIQRRLHASNAELQLIMVAYSLTYGALLLNGARLGDLYGRRKLFLVGMAIFALGSLLCALAFSPWSLIGARAVQGVGAALLMPQVYTSLRVLFEGDDRRRAFSVMGAVQGVAGAASQVIGGYLLVLNIGDIGWRLVFLVNLPVAFYALIAGKRMIVETRALASPKLDLWGAVLGTSAVTLILLPVMVGQENHWPWWAIVTPLLSLPVFMCFVFYEARLARRGGVPIIDISLFKKKSFVLGVLAAFLFSRRSARSPCH from the coding sequence ATGACCCCAATATCGGCTGAAACGGAAAAAGCAGGAGCATGGTCGTCACTGGCCGTTCTTCTGACCGGGAGTTTTCTCACCATCCTCGACCTGTTCATCGTCAATATTGCGCTGCCCGACATCCAACGCAGGCTGCATGCGTCCAACGCGGAATTGCAGCTCATCATGGTGGCTTACAGCCTGACTTATGGCGCGCTACTGCTCAACGGAGCCCGTCTCGGCGATCTCTACGGGCGACGAAAACTGTTTCTCGTCGGCATGGCGATCTTTGCGCTCGGGTCGCTGCTGTGCGCGCTCGCGTTTTCCCCCTGGAGCCTTATCGGCGCACGCGCGGTTCAGGGTGTAGGTGCGGCGCTCCTGATGCCGCAGGTCTATACATCGCTGCGAGTTCTCTTTGAGGGCGACGATCGGCGAAGAGCGTTCTCGGTAATGGGCGCGGTTCAAGGCGTCGCCGGTGCGGCATCCCAAGTAATCGGGGGATATTTGCTCGTGCTCAATATAGGAGATATTGGCTGGCGCCTTGTCTTTCTCGTCAACCTGCCCGTCGCATTCTATGCGTTGATCGCGGGAAAACGAATGATCGTGGAGACCAGGGCGCTCGCATCACCGAAGCTCGATCTATGGGGAGCAGTTCTCGGGACCTCAGCAGTGACCCTGATCCTGCTGCCGGTGATGGTCGGGCAGGAAAATCATTGGCCCTGGTGGGCAATCGTCACGCCCCTGCTGTCTCTTCCCGTGTTCATGTGTTTCGTCTTCTACGAGGCGCGGCTGGCGCGGCGCGGCGGTGTACCCATCATCGATATTTCTCTCTTCAAAAAGAAAAGCTTCGTTCTCGGGGTTCTCGCAGCATTTCTTTTTTCTCGGCGATCGGCTCGTTCTCCTTGTCACTGA
- a CDS encoding DEAD/DEAH box helicase, giving the protein MVRPGLFALAPPKGIELTDFNSLGLSKQIVDTLTLNNFTTPTPIQAQAIPLVLSGRDLIGLAQTGTGKTAAFGLPIIEMLLKDAKRPDNRTVRTLILAPTRELVNQIADNLKLFVRKTALKINVVVGGASINKQQLQLERGTDILVATPGRLLDLISRRALSLGQVSYLVLDEADQMLDLGFIHDLRKISKMVPAKRQTMLFSATMPKTIADLASEYLTNPVTVAVSPPGKAADKVEQYVHFVSGQNHKTEILKETISANPDGRAMVFLRTKHGAEKLMKHLEHVGFAAASIHGNKSQGQRERALKGFRDGEVRVLVATDVAARGIDIPGVTHVYNYDLPEVPDAYVHRIGRTARAGRDGIAIAFCAPDEARLLRDIERLMGIDIAVASGEAPADRGRPARGNNRAGGRAGQGQGQGRGGAGQARAEGRPARPARRPHREGEAGAHNGERQERRPQRENNRNADFRGQRRDERAPRPEVDNDLASTSDFRPAKKPQHNGAANEAGAHRGPRHAHGRPTGRHEDRGQNAQGEQRKDGSGQRRGPGNGGQRRERA; this is encoded by the coding sequence ATGGTGCGACCCGGCCTATTTGCTTTGGCGCCCCCGAAAGGTATTGAATTGACCGATTTTAACTCGCTTGGTCTCTCCAAGCAGATCGTCGATACACTGACGCTGAACAACTTCACGACGCCGACGCCAATCCAGGCACAGGCTATTCCGCTTGTCCTCAGTGGCCGCGATCTTATCGGCCTCGCCCAGACCGGCACCGGCAAGACCGCCGCTTTCGGCCTGCCAATCATCGAAATGCTGTTGAAGGACGCCAAGCGTCCCGACAACCGCACCGTCCGTACGCTTATCCTCGCCCCCACCCGCGAACTGGTGAATCAGATCGCTGACAACCTCAAGCTCTTCGTCCGCAAGACGGCGCTGAAGATCAATGTCGTCGTCGGTGGCGCCTCCATCAACAAGCAGCAGCTGCAGCTCGAGCGTGGCACCGACATTCTCGTCGCCACCCCCGGCCGCCTGCTCGACCTCATCAGCCGCCGCGCCCTGTCGCTTGGCCAGGTGAGCTACCTCGTCCTCGACGAGGCCGACCAGATGCTCGACCTCGGCTTCATCCACGACCTGCGCAAGATCTCCAAGATGGTCCCGGCCAAGCGCCAGACCATGCTGTTCTCGGCCACCATGCCGAAGACGATCGCCGATCTGGCCTCCGAATACCTGACCAATCCGGTCACGGTCGCAGTCTCGCCTCCCGGCAAGGCCGCCGACAAGGTGGAGCAGTATGTCCACTTCGTTTCCGGTCAGAACCACAAGACCGAGATCCTGAAGGAAACGATTTCCGCCAATCCTGATGGCCGCGCCATGGTCTTCCTGCGCACCAAGCATGGTGCCGAGAAGCTGATGAAGCATCTTGAACACGTCGGCTTTGCCGCCGCCTCCATCCACGGCAACAAGAGCCAGGGTCAGCGCGAGCGTGCCCTGAAGGGCTTCCGTGACGGCGAAGTCCGCGTTCTCGTCGCCACCGACGTCGCTGCTCGCGGCATCGATATCCCCGGCGTTACGCATGTCTACAACTACGACCTGCCGGAAGTACCGGATGCCTACGTCCACCGCATCGGCCGTACCGCACGCGCCGGCCGCGACGGCATCGCCATCGCCTTCTGCGCGCCCGACGAAGCCCGCCTGCTGCGCGACATCGAGCGCCTGATGGGCATCGACATCGCCGTTGCCAGCGGCGAAGCTCCTGCCGACCGTGGCCGTCCGGCTCGCGGCAACAACCGCGCAGGCGGTCGTGCTGGCCAGGGTCAAGGCCAGGGTCGTGGTGGCGCAGGCCAGGCACGTGCCGAAGGTCGCCCCGCCCGTCCGGCCCGTCGCCCTCATCGCGAAGGTGAAGCCGGCGCTCATAACGGCGAGCGTCAGGAACGTCGTCCGCAGCGCGAAAACAATCGCAATGCCGACTTCCGCGGCCAGCGTCGTGACGAGCGCGCACCGCGTCCGGAAGTAGACAACGATCTCGCATCGACGTCCGATTTCCGTCCGGCCAAGAAGCCGCAGCACAATGGCGCGGCAAACGAAGCCGGCGCCCATCGCGGCCCCCGTCACGCTCACGGCCGCCCTACGGGTCGCCATGAAGATCGTGGCCAGAACGCTCAGGGCGAACAGCGCAAGGACGGCAGCGGCCAGCGCCGCGGCCCCGGCAATGGCGGCCAGCGTCGCGAACGCGCTTAA
- a CDS encoding circularly permuted type 2 ATP-grasp protein, translating to MAFDEMITADESPRTPYEKYFEWYSGQDRGHLIAKSRDAENIFRKTGITFAVYGHADSSEKLIPFDIIPRIISGREWRKLAQGIEQRVIALNAFLHDIYHKQEIIRAGRIPRELIEKNDAFLPEMIGFRPPGGVYTHIVGTDIVRTGEDEFYVLEDNARTPSGVSYMLENRETMMQMFPELFHQNKVQRVEDYPLQLRQSLASLAPPGCTGKPRVAVLTPGIYNSAYYEHSFLADMMGVELVEGSDLRVIDGKVKMRTTRGYEAIDVLYRRVDDDFLDPLTFRSDSALGIPGIMDVYRAGHITIANAPGTGIADDKAIYSYMPEIIEFYTGRKPILENVPTWRCSEPESLQYVLDNLADLVVKEVHGSGGYGMLVGPTASKKERADFAEKLKSRPNNYIAQPTLSLSTVPILVNKGIAPRHVDLRPYVLVSDKVRIIPGGLTRVALKEGSLVVNSSQGGGTKDTWVLED from the coding sequence TTGGCATTTGATGAAATGATTACTGCGGATGAAAGTCCGCGCACACCTTACGAAAAATATTTCGAATGGTACTCCGGCCAGGACAGAGGCCATCTCATTGCCAAATCCCGCGATGCGGAAAATATCTTCCGAAAAACGGGCATCACCTTTGCGGTCTACGGACACGCAGACTCCTCCGAAAAGCTCATCCCCTTCGACATCATCCCGCGCATCATTTCCGGCCGGGAATGGCGCAAGCTCGCCCAGGGCATCGAGCAGCGAGTCATCGCGCTCAACGCCTTCCTCCACGACATCTACCACAAGCAGGAAATCATCCGCGCCGGCCGCATCCCGCGCGAGCTGATCGAGAAGAACGACGCCTTCCTGCCGGAAATGATCGGCTTCCGTCCGCCCGGCGGCGTCTATACCCACATCGTCGGCACCGATATCGTGCGCACCGGCGAGGATGAGTTCTACGTGCTGGAAGACAATGCCCGCACACCCTCCGGTGTCAGCTACATGCTGGAAAACCGGGAAACCATGATGCAGATGTTCCCGGAGCTGTTCCACCAGAACAAGGTGCAGCGCGTCGAGGATTATCCGCTGCAGCTGCGCCAGAGCCTTGCTTCGCTCGCCCCTCCCGGCTGCACCGGCAAGCCCCGCGTCGCGGTCCTTACGCCCGGTATCTACAACTCCGCTTATTACGAACATTCCTTCCTCGCCGACATGATGGGCGTGGAGTTGGTGGAAGGCTCGGACCTGCGCGTCATCGACGGCAAGGTGAAGATGCGCACCACGCGCGGCTATGAAGCGATCGACGTCCTCTACCGCCGCGTCGATGACGATTTCCTCGATCCCCTCACCTTCCGCTCGGATTCGGCGCTCGGCATTCCCGGCATCATGGATGTCTACCGCGCCGGCCACATAACCATCGCCAATGCCCCTGGCACCGGTATTGCCGACGACAAGGCGATCTATTCCTATATGCCGGAGATCATCGAGTTCTACACCGGCCGCAAGCCTATCCTCGAGAACGTGCCGACCTGGCGCTGTTCCGAGCCGGAAAGCCTGCAATACGTGCTCGACAATCTGGCCGATCTTGTCGTCAAGGAAGTGCATGGCTCCGGCGGCTACGGTATGCTTGTCGGCCCGACCGCCTCGAAGAAGGAGCGGGCGGATTTTGCCGAGAAGCTGAAGAGCAGGCCGAACAATTATATCGCGCAACCGACCCTTTCGCTGTCGACCGTGCCGATCCTCGTCAACAAGGGCATCGCGCCCCGCCACGTCGATCTGCGCCCCTATGTTCTCGTTTCCGATAAGGTGCGGATCATTCCCGGCGGCCTGACGCGCGTGGCACTGAAGGAAGGCTCGCTGGTGGTCAACTCCAGCCAGGGCGGCGGCACCAAAGATACCTGGGTTCTGGAGGACTGA
- a CDS encoding DMT family transporter: MSLDKFAPAIFVFLWSTGWIVAKYATMHSGPFTFLMIRYSLSALAFVLFCSLTGARWPRDWSSVFRAVYSGIFLHGIYLCCLWWAISRGVPAGVAGIIAALQPLMTAMAAPYLVGERLQSVQRLGLLLGFIGIAIAISPKILAPDAANLWQSAIPLGVNLLAMVSVTYGTLYQKRYLQTGDLRTIATLQYVGALIVTVPLALVFEDLHFDGTREAILAVIWSVFGLSMGAVGLLLYLIRRGQVSRAASLIYLMPPVVAIEAAIAFGEPLTLPIIIGALVVVTGVYLTNRRTADVVPE; this comes from the coding sequence ATGTCCCTCGATAAATTCGCGCCGGCCATCTTCGTCTTCCTATGGTCCACGGGCTGGATCGTTGCGAAATATGCGACGATGCATTCCGGTCCGTTCACCTTCCTGATGATCCGCTACAGCCTGTCGGCGCTCGCTTTTGTGCTGTTCTGCTCGTTGACTGGCGCGAGATGGCCGCGCGATTGGTCAAGCGTCTTTCGCGCTGTTTATTCCGGCATCTTTTTGCATGGCATCTATCTCTGCTGTCTCTGGTGGGCGATCTCCAGGGGCGTGCCGGCGGGTGTTGCGGGCATCATCGCCGCCCTGCAGCCATTGATGACGGCGATGGCCGCGCCCTATCTGGTCGGCGAACGTTTGCAATCGGTGCAACGCCTTGGCCTGCTGCTCGGCTTCATCGGCATCGCGATCGCCATCTCGCCGAAGATCCTGGCGCCGGATGCGGCCAATCTCTGGCAATCGGCGATCCCGCTCGGCGTCAATCTGCTGGCGATGGTGTCAGTGACCTACGGCACGCTCTATCAGAAACGCTATCTGCAGACTGGCGATCTCCGCACAATCGCGACGCTGCAATATGTCGGCGCGCTGATTGTCACTGTGCCGCTGGCCCTGGTGTTCGAGGATCTGCATTTCGACGGTACCCGCGAAGCGATCCTTGCCGTCATCTGGTCGGTCTTCGGCCTGTCGATGGGTGCGGTCGGCCTGCTGCTCTATCTTATCCGCCGGGGACAGGTGTCGCGCGCGGCATCGCTGATCTACCTGATGCCGCCCGTCGTCGCCATCGAAGCGGCGATTGCCTTTGGCGAACCGCTGACCCTGCCGATCATCATCGGCGCATTGGTCGTGGTGACCGGCGTCTATCTGACTAACAGGCGGACGGCGGACGTGGTGCCGGAGTAG